Proteins encoded by one window of Nitrospira sp. CR1.1:
- the mutT gene encoding 8-oxo-dGTP diphosphatase MutT: protein MQVIEVAAGIITHEGRYLIARRKTGAHLGGLWEFPGGKREPGETLEECLHRELWEELRVRIGAPTPFQIVRHEYPEKIVELHFFCCRIEAGIAIALDCAELRWVYPHEMASFEFPPADQPVIAALQQGTV from the coding sequence ATGCAGGTGATCGAGGTTGCGGCAGGAATCATCACCCACGAAGGACGGTATCTGATCGCGCGCCGAAAAACCGGCGCCCACCTGGGCGGATTGTGGGAGTTTCCGGGTGGAAAACGTGAACCGGGCGAAACGTTGGAGGAGTGTCTGCATCGGGAGTTGTGGGAGGAATTGCGTGTTCGAATCGGCGCCCCGACTCCGTTTCAGATCGTACGGCATGAATATCCCGAGAAGATTGTGGAATTGCATTTCTTTTGCTGTCGGATCGAGGCGGGGATTGCGATCGCCTTGGACTGTGCGGAACTTCGATGGGTCTATCCTCATGAAATGGCCTCCTTCGAGTTTCCTCCGGCCGACCAGCCCGTTATCGCGGCGCTTCAGCAGGGGACGGTGTAA
- a CDS encoding A/G-specific adenine glycosylase, giving the protein MPRKSRDQKSPRRKKQSPASAIPLARGQKQRFQNRLLKWYKEHGRDLPWRKTSDPYHILVSEVMLQQTQVDRVIPKYHEFLERYPSFSDLAEAPVAEVKQTWYPLGYNIRPERLHSIARETVTRYGGQLPNDAEELLSFKGIGRYTAGAIRSFAFNEDAPILDTNVIRVLHRVFIAEGDPKSQKGALWELSEALIPRGKGYDFNQAIMDFGATICTARNPYCLLCPMKPLCKTYPFEAK; this is encoded by the coding sequence ATGCCTAGAAAGTCTCGCGATCAGAAATCTCCCCGGCGGAAGAAGCAGTCGCCGGCGTCCGCCATCCCGCTTGCGCGCGGGCAGAAGCAGCGTTTTCAGAATCGGCTGTTGAAGTGGTACAAGGAGCATGGCCGCGACCTGCCTTGGCGCAAAACCTCGGACCCCTACCACATCCTGGTTTCGGAGGTCATGCTCCAACAGACTCAGGTGGATCGGGTGATTCCCAAATACCATGAGTTTTTGGAGCGCTATCCGTCGTTCTCTGACTTGGCCGAGGCTCCGGTCGCGGAGGTCAAGCAGACCTGGTACCCGCTGGGATACAACATTCGCCCCGAGCGATTACACAGCATCGCTCGTGAGACCGTCACCCGATATGGCGGGCAGTTGCCGAATGACGCGGAAGAATTATTATCCTTCAAAGGTATCGGGCGGTACACCGCGGGGGCGATTCGTTCATTTGCATTCAACGAGGATGCGCCGATTCTGGATACGAACGTGATCCGTGTGTTGCACCGCGTGTTCATCGCCGAGGGTGATCCGAAATCGCAAAAGGGGGCGTTGTGGGAACTCTCCGAAGCCCTGATCCCGCGCGGGAAGGGGTATGATTTCAATCAAGCGATCATGGATTTCGGCGCCACGATTTGCACGGCGAGGAATCCGTATTGTCTCCTCTGTCCGATGAAGCCGCTGTGCAAAACCTATCCCTTCGAGGCGAAGTAA
- a CDS encoding SDR family NAD(P)-dependent oxidoreductase, translating into MQRLKDKIAIVTGSSSGIGKAIAIRFAEEGATVVVAARRLPQCELTVARIRSAGGTALPWQTDVADESQVERLMAETLTRFQRLDILVNNAGVFGGGQIAETGTDTFDHVMNTNVRGTFFCCRAAFVRMKRQGGGTIINMSSVAGVQAWSGTGTYSASKHAIMALTKSLADEGRAYRIKVSAICPGGVADELVDGTAEERAQSEKIDPFDIAETAVYLTCLGPQAVVHQVVVDRIGADW; encoded by the coding sequence ATGCAACGGTTGAAGGACAAGATTGCGATTGTCACCGGCAGCAGCAGCGGGATCGGCAAAGCGATTGCTATCCGGTTCGCAGAGGAAGGCGCAACCGTTGTGGTTGCGGCCCGACGCCTGCCGCAATGCGAACTCACCGTCGCGCGGATTCGTTCGGCGGGTGGAACTGCGCTGCCGTGGCAGACCGATGTGGCGGATGAGTCGCAGGTGGAGCGATTGATGGCCGAGACCCTCACTCGTTTCCAGCGCCTCGACATTCTGGTGAATAATGCCGGGGTGTTTGGCGGAGGACAGATCGCCGAGACCGGAACCGACACCTTCGACCATGTGATGAACACCAACGTGCGCGGGACGTTCTTCTGTTGTCGCGCGGCGTTTGTGCGTATGAAGCGGCAGGGGGGCGGCACGATAATCAACATGTCCAGCGTGGCGGGCGTGCAGGCCTGGAGCGGAACGGGCACGTACAGCGCCTCCAAACATGCCATCATGGCGCTGACGAAGTCGCTGGCGGACGAAGGCCGGGCGTACCGGATCAAAGTCAGCGCCATCTGTCCTGGCGGTGTCGCCGATGAACTGGTGGATGGAACGGCGGAGGAACGCGCCCAGAGCGAAAAAATCGATCCCTTTGATATTGCCGAGACCGCGGTGTATCTAACGTGCCTTGGCCCGCAGGCCGTCGTGCATCAGGTTGTCGTGGACCGCATCGGCGCGGACTGGTAA
- a CDS encoding AAA family ATPase has protein sequence MKLLKLLLQAFGPFTGKTLDLSGGGADLHLIYGSNEAGKSSALRAMMDLRFGIPLRSPDDFLHAANELRIGGIFLTHAGEQIGCVRRKGKGVTLSRLNVETEQPDAALPLAAGLEQELTGGMERGEFEAMFGLNHARLREGGKILLRGEGDVGVALFEASAGTSGIAALLESLEVDAKKLYSSHGRAQNAVINDARRRLDEQRQVWRDAQTKPAEWQSVNRAHEAAVAAVAEVSRALETLRRREHELTELRTVEPLLREAAAVSTLLVSLAEVPDLPEQAREERLAALQALDHAQRNLREAESEEERCTAALKDLVVEPLLIEHAGAIERVVTAAAAVAGHRTEMHQGRAVMTKLETELALSLARMAPGRELRQVLEAVPAAADRLALDEHMAQMSRLTDRLEQYRERAAGLDEAMQADREIIAPVGDSAARQRLASALREAQSLGDVVRRQSEVDRQLRELEPTLEQALADVGLASDRALRATQPLLDAQIAETRKDLADADEAVSKLQEERKLLERDLEGQRVRLRQLAAEGEVVTAETLRQARTRRDDSWAAIRRAYIDQARERDQLALGFDTTRVAPEAFEAAVGEADRQADLLRVDAKRAAGLEECSGRIELMEARGAEIERRIAGLLADRGTILMAWASRLKNAGLPDLAPEPLREWQGRRIDALRLAERVSLLQADRERVREETSAAVSKLTSAFSALGHAFAEVNGSAVQALPSLIEEASRWERQAVEADAARSAKKQAAEAQRVEREQVIRSIAETETAVQRHQAALRQWHTRLCLSPETVPDAFKVRLDELDSLARQAAALGEARQRQAQAQVLLDDVAAQANQVAVLLGEPAPQMVDDFADRLRTRIIAARAAEQERVTLARDQRKAQDLRRRAASEQAAQRATLTRLCAAAGVTSAEFLSQIEEAAWRKREAARLLAQARQQLAQASSRSEEELRRCLADRDAVTIESERERCRTDINTSEEELAAARRTEEQTRRALEAIDASDRAALAREAMESAAARYRSAIRPWARLKLARALLQQAVRRFRERAQAPMMTKASAYFSLVTGGDYERVMTDESEAHPLLCAVRAGGARVTIDEMSEGTADQLYLSLRLAALDVRRSAHPQIPLVLDDALITSDDRRAAHILRALATFAESNQVLIFTHHRHLLEVAREAIGAHAFVAHTL, from the coding sequence ATGAAGCTGCTCAAGCTCCTGCTCCAGGCCTTCGGCCCCTTCACCGGGAAGACGCTGGACTTGTCTGGCGGTGGCGCCGATCTGCATCTGATTTACGGTTCCAACGAAGCGGGCAAGTCGTCGGCATTACGCGCCATGATGGACCTGCGATTCGGCATTCCTTTGCGCAGCCCCGATGATTTTCTCCACGCGGCGAACGAACTACGCATCGGCGGGATCTTCCTCACGCATGCAGGGGAACAGATCGGGTGCGTGCGGCGCAAGGGCAAGGGGGTCACACTCTCGCGGCTCAACGTCGAAACGGAGCAGCCGGACGCGGCGCTTCCCCTCGCAGCCGGGCTTGAACAGGAGTTGACCGGCGGGATGGAGCGGGGTGAATTCGAAGCCATGTTCGGACTCAACCACGCCCGGTTGCGCGAAGGGGGGAAAATCCTGCTGCGCGGCGAGGGGGACGTGGGAGTGGCTCTGTTCGAAGCCAGCGCAGGAACGAGCGGAATCGCAGCCTTGTTGGAATCGTTGGAGGTCGACGCGAAAAAACTCTATAGCTCGCATGGCCGGGCGCAGAACGCGGTGATCAATGACGCGCGCCGCCGCCTGGATGAGCAACGGCAGGTCTGGCGTGACGCACAGACGAAACCGGCGGAATGGCAGTCCGTGAATCGCGCGCACGAAGCCGCTGTGGCGGCGGTGGCCGAGGTCAGTCGAGCGTTGGAGACGCTGCGTCGGCGGGAGCATGAGTTGACCGAACTGCGAACGGTCGAGCCCCTGTTGCGGGAGGCTGCTGCGGTGTCGACCTTGTTGGTCTCACTGGCCGAGGTTCCTGATTTGCCCGAGCAGGCCAGGGAAGAACGGTTGGCGGCGTTGCAGGCGCTCGATCATGCGCAACGGAATCTCAGAGAAGCGGAGAGCGAGGAGGAACGGTGCACGGCTGCGCTCAAGGACCTGGTGGTGGAGCCATTGCTGATTGAACATGCGGGCGCCATCGAACGTGTGGTGACGGCGGCGGCTGCCGTGGCTGGTCATCGGACCGAGATGCACCAGGGGCGTGCGGTGATGACGAAGCTTGAAACCGAGCTTGCCTTGTCCCTCGCGCGGATGGCGCCAGGACGCGAGTTACGGCAGGTGCTGGAAGCCGTGCCGGCTGCCGCTGATCGGCTTGCGCTGGACGAGCATATGGCCCAGATGAGTCGATTGACCGACCGACTTGAACAGTATCGAGAGCGTGCCGCTGGGCTTGATGAAGCGATGCAAGCCGATCGGGAGATCATCGCCCCAGTCGGTGATTCTGCTGCCAGACAGCGCCTTGCCTCTGCCCTTCGAGAGGCGCAGTCGCTAGGCGATGTGGTCCGGCGGCAGAGTGAGGTGGACCGACAGCTCCGTGAACTGGAGCCGACGCTGGAACAGGCGCTGGCTGATGTCGGCCTCGCCTCCGACCGGGCGTTGCGGGCGACCCAGCCGCTTCTGGATGCGCAGATTGCCGAGACGAGGAAGGACCTAGCGGACGCGGATGAGGCCGTCAGCAAGCTGCAGGAAGAGCGGAAGTTGCTGGAGCGTGATCTGGAAGGGCAACGCGTGCGACTCAGGCAACTGGCTGCCGAGGGGGAAGTGGTGACAGCCGAAACCCTGCGCCAGGCCCGCACCAGACGTGACGACAGTTGGGCGGCAATCCGACGGGCCTACATCGACCAGGCGCGGGAGCGGGATCAACTGGCGCTGGGCTTCGATACCACCAGGGTTGCTCCAGAGGCCTTCGAGGCGGCGGTGGGTGAGGCGGACCGGCAGGCCGATCTGCTGCGCGTTGACGCGAAACGCGCAGCCGGTCTTGAAGAATGTTCGGGGCGGATCGAGTTGATGGAAGCGCGTGGCGCGGAAATCGAACGCCGGATCGCCGGGTTGTTGGCCGATCGTGGAACCATCCTGATGGCATGGGCCAGCCGCTTGAAAAACGCGGGGCTTCCCGACCTCGCTCCCGAGCCGTTACGAGAATGGCAAGGGCGGAGGATCGATGCCCTGCGCCTGGCGGAGCGGGTGAGCTTGTTACAGGCTGATCGCGAGCGAGTGCGAGAAGAGACGAGCGCCGCTGTGTCGAAACTCACGAGCGCGTTCTCTGCGCTTGGCCATGCGTTTGCCGAGGTGAATGGGTCAGCCGTACAAGCCCTCCCCTCGCTGATCGAAGAGGCGTCGCGATGGGAACGGCAGGCCGTCGAAGCGGATGCGGCGAGAAGTGCCAAGAAGCAGGCGGCGGAGGCTCAAAGAGTCGAGCGTGAACAGGTGATCCGGTCGATTGCCGAGACAGAGACTGCCGTACAGCGTCATCAAGCGGCGCTGCGGCAGTGGCATACGCGGCTCTGTCTCTCGCCTGAGACGGTACCAGATGCCTTCAAGGTACGGCTTGATGAGTTGGATAGCCTGGCGCGTCAGGCGGCGGCGTTGGGTGAGGCGCGGCAGCGGCAGGCGCAAGCGCAGGTTCTCCTCGATGATGTGGCGGCTCAAGCCAATCAGGTTGCTGTCTTGTTGGGGGAACCGGCGCCTCAGATGGTCGATGACTTTGCAGATCGTTTACGGACCAGGATCATTGCGGCCCGGGCCGCAGAACAGGAGCGCGTGACGCTCGCGCGCGATCAGCGAAAGGCACAGGATCTGCGTCGGCGCGCGGCATCGGAGCAGGCTGCACAGCGGGCCACGTTAACGAGACTCTGCGCCGCCGCCGGCGTCACATCCGCCGAATTCTTGTCACAGATTGAGGAGGCGGCGTGGCGCAAACGTGAGGCGGCCAGGTTGCTGGCTCAGGCGCGGCAGCAGTTGGCGCAAGCCTCTTCCCGCTCAGAAGAGGAACTGCGTCGATGCCTGGCCGATCGTGATGCCGTGACCATCGAGAGCGAGCGAGAGCGTTGTCGCACTGACATCAACACGAGCGAAGAAGAGCTGGCTGCTGCCCGGCGGACCGAGGAGCAGACTCGCCGGGCACTGGAAGCCATCGATGCGTCCGATCGCGCCGCATTGGCGCGGGAAGCCATGGAGTCCGCCGCGGCGCGGTACCGTTCAGCCATCAGGCCTTGGGCGAGGCTGAAACTGGCTCGCGCATTACTTCAGCAGGCGGTGCGGCGTTTCCGTGAACGGGCGCAGGCCCCCATGATGACGAAGGCCTCCGCGTACTTTTCACTGGTCACCGGTGGCGACTATGAACGGGTCATGACCGACGAGAGCGAGGCCCACCCGCTGTTGTGCGCGGTGCGGGCTGGCGGCGCGCGCGTCACGATCGATGAGATGAGCGAGGGGACAGCAGACCAGTTGTACCTCTCGCTCAGGCTGGCGGCTCTCGATGTGCGGCGTTCGGCGCACCCACAGATCCCGCTGGTGCTCGATGATGCGCTCATCACCTCGGATGACCGACGGGCCGCCCACATCCTGCGGGCCTTGGCGACGTTCGCCGAAAGCAACCAGGTGCTGATCTTTACCCACCATCGCCATCTGCTGGAGGTCGCCCGTGAAGCCATCGGAGCGCACGCGTTTGTGGCTCATACGTTGTAA
- a CDS encoding DNA repair exonuclease gives MRFIHAADLHIDSPLRGLDRYDGAPVARLRTATRSAFERLVDRALAERVDFILFAGDIYDCDWQDFHTGLFFRGQMVRLEREGIRVFIVQGNHDAQGVISKQLILPPNVTVFSSRTAQTVRLDHLSTAIHGRSFPDRAVDEDLVPSYPAPVPGFFNIGLLHTSLTGRAGHDTYAPTDLPTLLNKEYDYWALGHVHARELVCERPRVLFPGNLQGRHVKETGAKGCELVTVEAGRIESEFLALDVVRWSQVVVPLDGIHKLDALSDVFRRALEPALAGAGDRLHAVRVTLTGTTELHRVEANQPGTLAAAMYGAAQDIGEAEIWIEQVRLELAAPLDRARTAERQDAVGELVRLVDSIVGDEAELLRLAQDEIGDLLGSVPQEVAAGDVARLDDLTELKALVMDAEATVLARLTDSGAGP, from the coding sequence ATGCGCTTCATCCACGCCGCAGACCTGCATATCGATAGTCCCTTGCGTGGGCTCGATCGCTACGACGGCGCGCCCGTTGCGCGGCTGCGGACCGCGACACGGAGTGCGTTCGAACGGTTGGTGGACCGGGCGCTGGCCGAACGGGTGGATTTCATCTTGTTCGCCGGGGATATCTACGACTGCGATTGGCAGGACTTCCACACCGGCCTCTTTTTTCGCGGGCAGATGGTTCGGTTGGAGCGAGAAGGGATTCGGGTTTTCATCGTTCAAGGCAATCATGATGCGCAGGGGGTCATCTCCAAACAGCTCATCCTGCCGCCGAATGTCACCGTGTTTTCCAGCCGCACTGCCCAGACGGTCCGGCTCGACCACCTTTCAACGGCAATTCACGGGCGCAGTTTCCCGGATCGGGCGGTCGATGAGGATCTCGTGCCGTCCTATCCCGCTCCCGTGCCGGGCTTCTTTAATATCGGCTTGCTGCACACGAGTCTGACCGGGCGGGCCGGCCATGATACCTATGCGCCGACGGATCTGCCGACGTTGCTGAACAAGGAATACGACTATTGGGCCCTTGGACATGTGCACGCGCGGGAACTCGTGTGCGAACGGCCGCGTGTCCTGTTTCCGGGGAACCTGCAAGGCCGGCATGTGAAGGAAACCGGTGCGAAGGGCTGTGAGTTGGTGACGGTTGAAGCGGGGCGGATCGAGAGCGAGTTCCTGGCGCTGGATGTTGTGCGCTGGAGTCAAGTGGTCGTGCCGCTGGATGGCATTCACAAGCTCGATGCGTTAAGCGATGTGTTTCGGCGCGCGCTCGAACCAGCGCTCGCTGGTGCTGGAGATCGTTTGCATGCGGTGCGTGTGACGCTGACGGGCACCACGGAGTTGCACCGGGTGGAAGCGAACCAACCCGGTACCCTGGCTGCGGCCATGTATGGCGCGGCGCAGGATATCGGTGAGGCGGAGATATGGATTGAGCAAGTGCGGCTGGAACTGGCGGCGCCGCTGGATCGCGCCAGAACCGCGGAACGCCAGGATGCTGTGGGTGAACTCGTCCGCCTCGTGGATTCGATCGTCGGGGACGAGGCGGAGTTGCTTCGGCTGGCACAGGATGAAATCGGGGATTTGCTGGGTTCTGTTCCGCAGGAGGTAGCGGCTGGCGATGTGGCGAGGCTCGACGACCTGACCGAGTTGAAGGCCCTTGTCATGGACGCCGAAGCGACCGTCTTGGCGCGCCTGACCGATTCCGGAGCAGGGCCATGA
- a CDS encoding sigma-70 family RNA polymerase sigma factor, translated as MSLESNTSTALSPEAIAQLVKGHREFLAFLERRVESRAVAEDILQTAFTRGLERGAGVQDEKVVAWFYRVLRNAVIDHYRQRSTTARAMEAWGREFPDVQEPEAELRQEICRCVSGLLETLKPEYREALRIVDLEEGKLKDLAQQSGITAENAAVRVHRARAALRRQIEKACGTCSIHGCLDCSCESSGGSTCGT; from the coding sequence ATGAGCCTCGAATCAAATACCTCGACAGCTCTCTCGCCGGAGGCCATTGCGCAACTGGTGAAGGGACACCGTGAGTTCCTGGCCTTCTTGGAACGGCGTGTGGAATCTCGCGCCGTGGCAGAAGATATTTTACAGACGGCCTTTACCCGTGGATTGGAGCGCGGGGCCGGCGTGCAGGACGAAAAGGTCGTCGCCTGGTTCTATCGGGTGCTCCGCAACGCCGTAATCGATCACTACCGGCAGCGCTCCACCACCGCGCGAGCGATGGAAGCCTGGGGGCGAGAATTTCCGGATGTGCAGGAGCCGGAAGCGGAGCTGCGGCAGGAGATCTGCCGGTGCGTCTCGGGCCTGTTGGAGACGCTCAAGCCGGAATATCGCGAGGCCCTGCGGATCGTGGATCTGGAAGAAGGCAAGCTGAAAGATCTCGCTCAACAGTCAGGCATCACCGCCGAAAATGCGGCGGTTCGCGTGCATCGAGCCAGGGCGGCGCTGCGTCGCCAAATCGAAAAGGCCTGCGGTACCTGTTCCATTCACGGCTGTTTGGATTGTTCCTGTGAGTCATCCGGCGGATCGACTTGCGGAACATGA
- a CDS encoding NUDIX domain-containing protein, with protein sequence MKFCSECGAGLSKKIPPGDNLPRFVCETCQVVHYINPKIVAGCIPEWEDKILLCRRAIEPRIGHWTFPAGFMEIGESTEQAAVRETFEEAHAEVDITSLYAVLSLPRISQVHMIFRGSMRKPEFKPGTESLDVQLFSLDAIPWDDLAFPVITEALERYVADVARGAFTMHFGSVFPRMKS encoded by the coding sequence ATGAAATTCTGCAGCGAGTGTGGGGCCGGGCTGTCGAAAAAAATTCCTCCCGGCGATAACCTGCCGCGGTTCGTCTGCGAAACCTGCCAGGTCGTCCATTACATCAATCCAAAAATCGTCGCCGGCTGTATTCCTGAGTGGGAAGATAAAATTCTGCTCTGCCGCCGGGCGATCGAGCCTCGCATCGGTCACTGGACGTTCCCGGCCGGTTTCATGGAAATCGGGGAAAGCACTGAGCAGGCCGCGGTTCGCGAAACGTTTGAAGAAGCCCATGCCGAAGTGGACATCACGTCCTTGTATGCCGTCCTGAGCCTGCCCCGTATCAGCCAGGTGCACATGATCTTTCGCGGCTCCATGCGCAAGCCGGAATTCAAACCCGGCACGGAAAGTCTCGATGTGCAACTGTTCTCGCTGGACGCCATCCCGTGGGACGATCTGGCCTTTCCCGTGATCACCGAAGCCCTCGAACGCTACGTCGCCGACGTGGCCCGTGGCGCCTTCACCATGCATTTCGGCAGCGTCTTCCCTCGAATGAAATCGTAA
- a CDS encoding methyltransferase, which yields MDSTIHDFFAPCPRGLETVLADELTDLGAAGVKATAGGVAFRGALALCYRVNLQSRIASRILLRIAEGAYRDEHDVYGAAHAIRWQDWFTPQQRIKVKVSAHRCPLKSLDFVTLQVKDAVCDRFQYARGKRPSVDTHAPDILIAVYLDGTTCTLYLDTSGDPLFKRGWRKSAGEAPIRENLAAGILRLSKWTPDILLYDPMCGSGTFVVEAALMARRIAPGIGRHFAFEKLLSFDPQTLNDLRGQLQAAEIGAKPGLIHAADQSAQALTSIKANLALAGLTEAVTLQQGDVLQLPAPAEAGLLITNPPYGHRMGEGEALKTFYPQFGDHLKQHFCGWTIQIVTADMKLPGLLRLAPSRRIPLFNGAIECRLFEFRMVAGSLRKPKPQGQPSHGHGHH from the coding sequence ATGGATAGCACAATTCACGACTTTTTTGCACCCTGCCCCCGCGGACTCGAAACGGTCCTCGCCGACGAACTCACCGACCTGGGCGCCGCCGGCGTCAAGGCCACGGCCGGAGGCGTGGCCTTTCGCGGCGCCCTCGCCCTTTGTTATCGGGTGAATCTGCAGAGCCGCATCGCCAGCCGCATCCTCCTGCGGATTGCGGAAGGAGCCTATCGCGATGAACACGATGTGTACGGCGCGGCGCACGCCATCCGCTGGCAGGATTGGTTTACCCCGCAACAACGCATCAAAGTGAAGGTGAGCGCGCACCGATGCCCGCTGAAGAGCCTGGATTTTGTGACGCTCCAGGTCAAGGATGCGGTCTGCGATCGCTTTCAGTATGCCAGAGGGAAACGCCCTTCCGTGGATACCCATGCACCGGACATCCTGATCGCCGTCTACTTAGACGGGACCACTTGCACATTGTATCTGGATACCTCCGGTGATCCGCTGTTCAAGCGGGGTTGGCGAAAGTCCGCCGGCGAAGCGCCCATCAGGGAAAATCTCGCAGCCGGCATCCTGCGTCTGTCCAAGTGGACGCCGGACATCCTGCTGTACGACCCCATGTGCGGCAGCGGAACCTTTGTCGTCGAGGCGGCCTTGATGGCCCGCCGTATCGCGCCGGGCATCGGCCGACATTTTGCGTTCGAAAAACTGCTCTCGTTCGATCCCCAGACCTTGAACGACCTCCGCGGACAACTCCAGGCCGCGGAGATCGGCGCGAAGCCTGGTTTGATCCACGCTGCCGACCAGAGCGCGCAGGCTCTCACCTCGATCAAGGCCAATCTCGCTCTTGCCGGGCTCACGGAGGCGGTGACGCTGCAACAGGGCGATGTGCTGCAGCTGCCCGCTCCGGCGGAAGCCGGCCTCCTGATCACCAATCCTCCCTATGGTCACCGCATGGGGGAAGGTGAGGCCCTGAAGACCTTTTATCCGCAATTCGGCGACCATCTCAAACAGCACTTCTGCGGGTGGACCATCCAGATTGTAACCGCCGACATGAAACTGCCCGGCCTGTTGCGTCTGGCGCCCTCCCGGAGGATACCCTTGTTTAACGGGGCCATCGAGTGCCGCCTGTTCGAATTCCGCATGGTGGCCGGCAGTCTCAGAAAACCAAAACCGCAAGGCCAGCCTTCTCACGGCCACGGTCACCATTGA
- a CDS encoding trehalose-6-phosphate synthase, which yields MNASHAPLETPQQEQELSLSRLIVVSNREPYEHRLVKNHLIWERTSGGLISALDPMMRRLGGTWIAWGSGKADRDVVNEDMVVEVPPDAPTYRLRRVWLENGEVKGGYQGYANQVLWPLCHLTLDRVSYRKAFWYAYQAMNARFAEVVLQELGEKPGFVWIHDFHLALLPGLIKASLPAQPVAIFWHTPWPGPDAFRILPERRELLESLLGADLVMFQTQSFLHCFLECVKEFLGPDALTGDRHIEYKGRHTKLAAHPISISYRSWAERAQSPHVTRAMDVLRNLHIFQPAVRIGLGVDRLDYTKGLLKRLWAIDAFFQQFPQYRGHFTFIQIAVPTRGDVETYRSYRELIRETVNEINLQYGTISHPGSPQASRWRPIEFREGRIGMDTLAAYYRMADLALVSSVYDGMNLVAKEYVASQVEEKGVLLVSHLAGAAEEMTDALVINPYDPEGVADAIRQALEMPFGERRDRMRRMRSYLEAHDIRAWSDECLRDAGILPPQDSPALG from the coding sequence ATGAACGCGTCTCACGCGCCCCTCGAAACCCCGCAACAGGAACAGGAGCTGTCCCTCTCACGCCTGATCGTGGTTTCGAACCGCGAGCCCTACGAACATCGGCTGGTGAAGAATCACCTGATCTGGGAACGCACCTCGGGTGGGCTCATTTCGGCGCTCGACCCGATGATGCGGCGGCTCGGCGGGACCTGGATCGCCTGGGGAAGCGGCAAGGCGGATCGCGATGTGGTGAACGAGGATATGGTCGTCGAAGTGCCCCCCGACGCCCCGACCTACCGCCTGCGCCGCGTGTGGCTGGAGAACGGCGAGGTGAAAGGCGGGTACCAGGGGTATGCCAACCAGGTGCTCTGGCCTCTCTGCCACCTCACCCTCGACCGCGTTTCCTACCGGAAGGCCTTTTGGTATGCCTACCAGGCCATGAACGCGCGCTTCGCAGAGGTGGTCCTTCAGGAATTAGGTGAAAAACCGGGGTTCGTCTGGATTCACGATTTTCATCTCGCCCTGCTCCCCGGCCTGATCAAAGCCTCCCTCCCCGCCCAGCCGGTCGCAATCTTCTGGCACACTCCCTGGCCCGGGCCCGATGCCTTTCGCATTCTGCCCGAACGCCGCGAACTGCTCGAATCCCTGCTGGGCGCCGATCTGGTGATGTTCCAGACTCAAAGCTTTCTTCACTGCTTTCTTGAGTGCGTCAAGGAATTCCTGGGACCCGATGCCCTGACCGGCGACCGCCACATCGAATACAAAGGCCGTCACACCAAGCTGGCTGCCCACCCCATCAGCATCAGTTACCGGTCGTGGGCCGAACGGGCGCAATCGCCACACGTCACGCGAGCCATGGACGTCCTGCGCAATCTGCACATTTTTCAGCCGGCGGTGCGCATCGGGCTCGGTGTCGATCGACTTGATTACACGAAAGGACTCCTCAAACGGTTGTGGGCCATCGATGCCTTCTTCCAGCAATTTCCCCAGTACCGCGGCCATTTCACCTTTATTCAGATTGCGGTGCCGACGCGAGGCGACGTCGAAACCTATCGCAGCTATCGGGAACTGATCCGCGAAACCGTCAATGAGATCAACCTGCAATACGGCACGATCTCTCACCCGGGCAGCCCGCAAGCCTCGCGCTGGCGGCCGATCGAGTTCCGCGAAGGGCGCATCGGGATGGATACCCTGGCGGCCTATTACCGCATGGCCGACCTGGCGTTGGTCAGTTCAGTCTATGACGGCATGAACCTGGTAGCGAAGGAATATGTCGCCAGCCAGGTCGAAGAAAAAGGCGTGTTGCTCGTCAGCCATCTGGCCGGCGCGGCAGAAGAAATGACCGATGCGTTGGTCATCAATCCCTACGATCCGGAAGGTGTCGCCGACGCCATTCGCCAGGCCTTGGAAATGCCGTTCGGAGAACGCCGGGATCGTATGCGACGCATGCGCAGCTATTTGGAGGCGCACGACATTCGCGCCTGGTCCGATGAGTGCCTGCGCGACGCAGGCATTCTCCCACCTCAAGACAGTCCCGCCCTTGGATAA